One Paucidesulfovibrio longus DSM 6739 genomic window carries:
- the panC gene encoding pantoate--beta-alanine ligase codes for MITIQDPKELQAVCRAWRAQGLSVALVPTMGYFHAGHLALMDRARPLADRLVVSLFVNPTQFGPGEDLDSYPRDPERDAALAESRGADVLFSPPPGAMYAPDHGTWIEVPDLAKGLCGASRPGHFRGVCTVVAKLFHLAGPDVAVFGEKDWQQLAIIRRMVRDLDFPVRIEAQPIVREADGLALSSRNVRLDEAERAQAPQIRQGLLMLQELASGGERSAARLQAALHEHFDAHLPLGEVDYIAIVDPVTLAPLSEVRKKALAAVAVQMKNARLIDNFLLEV; via the coding sequence ATGATTACCATTCAAGACCCCAAAGAATTGCAGGCCGTTTGCCGCGCTTGGCGCGCACAGGGCCTGAGCGTGGCCCTGGTTCCCACCATGGGCTATTTCCACGCCGGACACCTGGCGCTCATGGACCGCGCCCGTCCCCTGGCCGACAGGCTCGTGGTTTCCCTCTTCGTCAATCCGACCCAGTTCGGGCCGGGCGAAGACCTGGACAGCTACCCCCGCGACCCGGAGCGCGACGCGGCCCTGGCCGAAAGCCGGGGCGCGGACGTGCTGTTCTCGCCGCCGCCCGGAGCCATGTACGCCCCGGACCACGGCACCTGGATCGAGGTTCCGGACCTGGCCAAGGGTCTTTGCGGCGCTTCGCGGCCCGGCCACTTTCGCGGCGTCTGCACCGTGGTGGCCAAGCTGTTCCATCTCGCTGGCCCGGACGTGGCCGTTTTCGGCGAGAAGGACTGGCAGCAGCTCGCCATCATCCGGCGCATGGTCCGCGACCTGGATTTCCCGGTGCGCATCGAGGCGCAGCCCATCGTGCGCGAGGCCGACGGACTGGCCCTCAGCTCGCGCAACGTCCGCCTGGACGAGGCCGAACGCGCCCAGGCCCCGCAGATCCGGCAGGGCCTGCTCATGCTCCAGGAGCTGGCCTCCGGCGGCGAGCGTTCCGCGGCCCGGCTGCAAGCCGCGCTGCACGAGCACTTCGACGCGCATCTGCCCCTGGGCGAAGTGGACTACATCGCCATCGTGGACCCCGTGACCCTGGCTCCCCTGTCGGAGGTCCGGAAGAAAGCGCTGGCCGCTGTCGCCGTGCAGATGAAGAATGCACGACTGATAGACAATTTTCTGTTGGAGGTGTAA
- a CDS encoding M48 family metallopeptidase, with amino-acid sequence MNASLLLLLGCILAAWFANTLSSLLDARRLSPAPPQGLEDIYDPEEYARSQRYARARLRFGALAETWDTLLVAGFLILGGFPLADELARQAAQGLGLAGAWAETATGLVFFAMLGLAHDLAGLPFSLYHTFVLEDRFGFNRTSPATFVLDRLKGWLLAALIGGPLLAVILWLLRVFGPGAWVGCWAIAAAVSLLLAYVAPTWILPLFNKFSPLEDDALRADIEALAQKEGFALSGLFVMDGSRRSAKGNAFFTGLGRRKRIALFDTLLEKMNRDEILGVLAHEVGHWKLGHIRTRILIGILRLGALLWLLSLLLGWNTLFADLGLPASGHAGLALFSLLLAPASLLLGALTNALSRRHEYQADRFAARATGAPLALSSALKKLVRQNLANLTPHPLSVFLFHSHPPLPERLAALDALAENADQP; translated from the coding sequence ATGAACGCTTCTCTCCTGCTCCTGCTCGGCTGCATCCTGGCCGCCTGGTTCGCAAACACGCTTTCCTCCCTGCTCGACGCGCGCCGCCTCTCGCCCGCGCCGCCCCAGGGCCTGGAAGACATCTACGACCCGGAAGAATACGCCCGCTCCCAGCGCTACGCCCGCGCCCGGCTGCGGTTCGGCGCGCTGGCCGAAACCTGGGACACGCTGCTCGTGGCGGGATTCCTGATCCTCGGCGGCTTTCCCCTGGCCGACGAGCTGGCCCGGCAGGCGGCCCAGGGCCTCGGACTGGCCGGAGCCTGGGCCGAAACGGCCACGGGCCTCGTCTTTTTCGCCATGCTCGGCCTCGCCCACGACCTCGCCGGTCTGCCCTTCAGCCTGTACCACACCTTCGTGCTTGAGGACAGATTCGGCTTCAACCGCACCAGCCCGGCCACCTTCGTACTGGACCGGCTCAAGGGCTGGCTCCTGGCCGCGCTCATCGGCGGACCGCTCCTGGCCGTGATCCTCTGGCTGCTGCGGGTCTTCGGACCTGGCGCGTGGGTCGGCTGCTGGGCCATCGCCGCCGCGGTCTCGCTCCTGCTGGCCTATGTTGCCCCGACCTGGATTCTGCCGCTGTTCAACAAATTCAGCCCGCTGGAAGACGACGCCCTGCGAGCGGACATAGAAGCCCTGGCCCAAAAGGAAGGCTTCGCCCTGTCCGGTCTTTTCGTCATGGACGGCTCGCGCCGCAGCGCCAAGGGCAACGCCTTTTTCACGGGCCTGGGGCGACGCAAGCGCATAGCGCTCTTCGACACCCTGCTGGAAAAGATGAACCGCGACGAAATCCTCGGCGTGCTGGCCCACGAGGTCGGCCACTGGAAACTGGGCCACATCCGCACGCGCATCCTCATCGGCATCCTCCGGCTCGGCGCGCTGCTCTGGCTGCTCTCGCTGCTGCTCGGCTGGAACACGCTCTTCGCGGACCTGGGCCTGCCCGCCAGCGGCCACGCCGGGCTGGCGCTCTTCTCCCTGCTCCTGGCTCCCGCTTCCCTGCTGCTCGGCGCGCTGACCAACGCCCTTTCCCGTCGGCACGAATACCAGGCCGACCGCTTCGCCGCCCGCGCCACGGGCGCGCCCCTGGCACTGTCCTCGGCCCTGAAAAAACTCGTGCGCCAGAACCTCGCCAATCTCACGCCCCACCCGCTGAGCGTCTTTCTTTTCCATTCGCACCCGCCCCTGCCGGAGCGGCTCGCGGCCCTGGACGCACTGGCCGAAAACGCCGACCAGCCCTGA
- a CDS encoding DUF2442 domain-containing protein — MKQQPRIKSIAPLEPFRLRIEWRDGSINEVDLSAFLHTYKIFRPLREEPALFRQAKVGEWGWDITWGGDMDISVSTLWRLALEQAGEAMRAEEFRDWRKRHGLSLSSAAQTLGLSRRMVAYYDKGERIIPKYVRLACKGAEAELGR, encoded by the coding sequence ATGAAGCAACAACCGCGCATCAAGAGCATCGCCCCCCTGGAGCCCTTCCGTCTTCGAATCGAATGGCGGGACGGCTCCATTAACGAAGTGGACCTCTCAGCGTTCCTGCATACCTACAAGATATTCCGGCCGCTGCGCGAAGAGCCTGCATTGTTTAGGCAGGCCAAGGTAGGGGAATGGGGCTGGGACATCACCTGGGGTGGCGACATGGACATTTCCGTCAGCACGCTTTGGCGGCTCGCGCTGGAACAGGCGGGTGAAGCCATGCGCGCCGAGGAGTTCCGCGATTGGCGAAAGCGCCACGGCCTTTCGCTCTCAAGCGCGGCCCAGACCCTCGGACTGAGCCGCCGTATGGTCGCTTACTACGACAAGGGCGAGCGGATCATCCCGAAGTATGTCCGGTTGGCCTGCAAGGGGGCGGAAGCGGAATTGGGGAGGTAG
- a CDS encoding efflux RND transporter periplasmic adaptor subunit, with product MKITSLRPYCLGLLSLLALGLALSGCGDGQQQAQMPPPMVKAMTLEPKDQPLTFEYMGQTAGAREIDVTARTGGILLERKYMEGSFVDEGDLLFTIDPEKSDANLAQYASTLASARATLENSRRERDRIVKLYKDGAISAQERDDAVTAYETALANVQESEAKVRDARIDLKYNEVRAPIAGVTSKEAVSEGSLVIANSSVLTTIIQLDPFYVNFSMPGAEALRNRRWLAEGKMSLPEEGYSLELRLVDGSMYAPKGFINFSDTKVDPQTGSIRVRGQFPNPEMIVLPGQYVRVFVKGAVLNQALLVPQRAVLFTQQGPIAYVLDKDNVATPHPLTLGIEVGEDFVVEAGLKPGDRIVSEGVIKVRPGTPVNVAPDQPADGGKAAPAEGKKDEAKPEGGE from the coding sequence GTGAAGATCACCAGCCTCCGCCCTTATTGTCTAGGCCTCCTGTCGCTCCTGGCCCTCGGCCTCGCCCTTTCCGGCTGCGGAGACGGCCAGCAGCAGGCGCAGATGCCCCCGCCCATGGTCAAGGCCATGACCCTGGAGCCCAAGGACCAGCCCCTGACCTTCGAGTACATGGGGCAGACCGCGGGCGCACGGGAGATCGACGTGACCGCGCGCACGGGCGGCATTCTGCTCGAACGCAAATACATGGAAGGCTCTTTCGTGGACGAGGGCGACCTGCTCTTCACCATCGACCCGGAAAAGTCCGACGCCAATCTCGCCCAGTATGCGAGCACCCTGGCCAGCGCCAGGGCCACCCTGGAAAACTCCCGGCGCGAGCGCGACCGCATCGTCAAGCTCTACAAGGACGGAGCCATCAGCGCGCAGGAGCGCGACGACGCCGTGACCGCCTACGAGACGGCCCTTGCCAATGTCCAGGAATCCGAAGCCAAGGTCCGCGACGCACGCATCGACCTGAAATACAACGAAGTCCGCGCGCCCATCGCGGGCGTGACCAGCAAGGAGGCCGTGAGCGAGGGCAGCCTGGTCATCGCCAACAGCAGCGTGCTGACCACCATCATCCAGCTTGATCCCTTCTACGTGAACTTCTCCATGCCCGGAGCCGAGGCGCTGCGCAATCGCCGCTGGCTGGCCGAGGGCAAGATGAGCCTTCCGGAGGAGGGCTACTCGCTGGAGCTGCGGCTCGTGGACGGCAGCATGTATGCCCCCAAGGGCTTCATCAACTTTTCCGACACCAAGGTCGATCCGCAAACCGGTTCCATCCGCGTGCGGGGCCAGTTCCCCAACCCGGAGATGATCGTGCTGCCCGGCCAGTACGTGCGCGTCTTCGTCAAGGGCGCGGTGCTCAACCAGGCCCTGCTCGTTCCCCAGCGGGCCGTGCTCTTCACCCAGCAAGGCCCCATCGCCTACGTGCTCGACAAGGACAACGTGGCCACGCCCCATCCCCTGACCCTGGGCATCGAGGTGGGCGAGGACTTCGTGGTCGAGGCCGGACTCAAGCCCGGCGACCGCATCGTCAGCGAGGGCGTCATCAAGGTCCGTCCGGGCACTCCCGTGAACGTCGCCCCGGACCAGCCCGCGGACGGCGGCAAGGCCGCTCCCGCCGAGGGCAAGAAGGACGAAGCCAAGCCCGAGGGCGGGGAGTAG
- a CDS encoding DUF4160 domain-containing protein, with protein sequence MPTIIVINGLKLCIYGDDHAPPHFHILGPDGHFQVDLRSFSILEGGRLPQHYRAVMDWAREHQHDLLAKWSDLNERG encoded by the coding sequence ATGCCGACCATCATCGTGATCAACGGCCTCAAGCTGTGCATCTACGGAGACGACCATGCCCCGCCGCACTTTCATATCCTGGGACCCGACGGGCATTTCCAGGTCGATCTTAGGTCGTTTTCAATTCTGGAGGGCGGGCGGCTTCCACAACACTACCGAGCCGTCATGGATTGGGCGCGAGAGCACCAACATGACCTGCTCGCAAAATGGTCCGACCTGAATGAGAGAGGATAG
- a CDS encoding Crp/Fnr family transcriptional regulator, with amino-acid sequence MIEKQLDHENEEIISRLRRMRVFDTLGDRQMMEIIKLSRLRKYDPGEVLIQEGEYDQYIYFLIGGDLAIESNGTEVGHIRRLGDVFGEMGIIDGSPRSATIRAVGPSLCLAVDGAFMDRLQGADKLIAQAVFYRIFAEILAVRLRDTSKRAADMERRLAEHGLLDDEEQ; translated from the coding sequence TTGATCGAAAAACAGCTCGACCATGAAAACGAGGAGATCATCTCCCGATTGCGGCGCATGCGCGTCTTCGATACGCTCGGCGACCGCCAGATGATGGAAATCATCAAGCTTTCCCGGCTGCGAAAATACGACCCCGGCGAAGTGCTCATCCAGGAAGGGGAATACGACCAGTACATCTACTTCCTCATCGGCGGCGACCTCGCCATCGAGAGCAATGGCACCGAGGTCGGCCACATCCGCCGCCTGGGCGACGTGTTCGGCGAGATGGGCATCATCGACGGCAGCCCGCGCTCGGCCACCATCCGGGCCGTCGGCCCCAGCCTCTGCCTCGCGGTGGACGGCGCGTTCATGGACCGACTCCAGGGCGCGGACAAGCTCATCGCCCAGGCCGTGTTCTACCGCATCTTCGCGGAAATCCTGGCCGTGCGCCTGCGCGACACCAGCAAGCGCGCCGCCGACATGGAACGCCGCCTCGCCGAGCACGGCCTGCTCGACGACGAAGAACAATAA
- the pgm gene encoding phosphoglucomutase (alpha-D-glucose-1,6-bisphosphate-dependent) — MRPGHKAPAELLPDLTEMLRAYHEIAPDPENQAQQVAFGTSGHRGRSLAGSFNEAHILAVTQAICEHRAAAGITGPLFLGMDTHALSEPAQRNAIEVFAANGVGLFIQQNQGHTPTPVISHAILTWNRAGSGGTADGVVVTPSHNPPTDGGIKYNPPSGGPAGPEITGPVQQRANELLKNGLAGVKRMRYERALKSGLVRPYDFVMPYVRDLASVVDMDAIRGAGLKIGADPLGGSGLAYFDPIAELYGLDIEVVNRTLDPTFGFMPLDHDLKIRMDCSSPYAMTGLIGLKDRFDVAFGNDPDFDRHGIVTPQGLMNPNHYLAVACEHLFTTRTGWAKGARLGKTLVSSSMLDRVAEHLGRELYEVPVGFKWFVEGLLDGSLGFGGEESAGASFLRLDGAAWTTDKDGIIMDLLACEITATGKNPSERYAELTERFGEPVYARIDAPASPAQKAAFKQLTPEMVAASELAGEPILARLTSAPGNGASIGGLKVTTKNGWFAARPSGTEDIYKIYAESFLGTEHLARIQDEAKAIVGAAFQAAGA; from the coding sequence ATGCGCCCCGGCCACAAGGCCCCGGCCGAACTGCTTCCGGACCTGACCGAAATGCTCCGGGCCTATCATGAGATCGCGCCCGACCCGGAAAACCAGGCCCAGCAGGTCGCCTTCGGCACCTCCGGCCATCGCGGCCGCTCCCTGGCCGGGAGCTTCAACGAGGCCCACATCCTGGCCGTGACCCAGGCCATCTGCGAACACCGCGCCGCAGCGGGCATCACCGGGCCGCTCTTCCTCGGCATGGACACCCACGCCCTTTCCGAACCCGCGCAGCGCAACGCCATCGAGGTCTTCGCGGCCAACGGCGTGGGCCTGTTCATTCAGCAGAACCAGGGCCACACCCCCACCCCGGTGATCTCCCACGCCATCCTGACCTGGAACCGCGCCGGCAGCGGCGGCACCGCGGACGGCGTCGTGGTCACGCCCTCGCACAACCCGCCCACGGACGGCGGCATCAAGTACAACCCGCCCTCGGGCGGCCCGGCCGGACCGGAAATCACCGGCCCGGTCCAACAGCGCGCCAACGAACTCCTGAAAAACGGCCTCGCCGGGGTCAAGCGCATGCGCTACGAGCGCGCGCTCAAGTCCGGGCTGGTGCGGCCCTATGATTTCGTCATGCCCTACGTGCGCGACCTCGCGAGCGTGGTGGACATGGACGCCATCCGGGGCGCGGGACTGAAGATCGGGGCCGACCCCCTGGGCGGGTCCGGCCTGGCCTATTTCGATCCCATCGCCGAGCTGTACGGCCTGGACATCGAGGTCGTGAACCGCACCCTGGATCCCACCTTTGGATTCATGCCCCTGGACCACGACCTGAAGATCCGCATGGACTGCTCCTCGCCCTACGCCATGACCGGGCTCATCGGCCTCAAGGACCGCTTCGACGTGGCCTTCGGCAACGACCCGGACTTCGACCGCCACGGCATCGTCACGCCCCAGGGGCTGATGAACCCGAACCACTATCTGGCCGTGGCCTGCGAACACCTCTTCACCACGCGCACGGGCTGGGCCAAGGGCGCGCGCCTGGGCAAGACGCTCGTGTCCTCCTCCATGCTCGACCGCGTGGCCGAGCACCTAGGCCGCGAGCTGTACGAAGTGCCCGTGGGCTTCAAGTGGTTCGTGGAGGGATTGCTGGACGGCTCCCTGGGCTTCGGCGGGGAGGAATCCGCGGGCGCGAGCTTCCTGCGCCTGGACGGCGCCGCCTGGACCACAGATAAGGACGGGATCATCATGGACTTGCTGGCCTGCGAGATCACGGCCACGGGCAAGAATCCGAGCGAACGCTACGCCGAACTGACCGAACGCTTCGGCGAGCCCGTTTACGCCCGCATCGACGCGCCCGCGTCCCCGGCGCAAAAGGCCGCCTTCAAGCAGCTCACCCCGGAGATGGTCGCCGCGTCCGAGCTGGCGGGCGAACCCATCCTCGCGCGGCTGACCAGCGCGCCCGGCAACGGTGCGTCCATCGGCGGGCTCAAGGTCACGACCAAGAACGGCTGGTTCGCGGCGCGGCCCTCAGGCACGGAGGATATCTATAAAATATATGCGGAGAGCTTCCTGGGGACGGAGCACCTGGCCCGGATTCAGGACGAGGCCAAGGCCATTGTCGGCGCGGCGTTCCAGGCCGCCGGGGCGTAG
- a CDS encoding GGDEF domain-containing protein, giving the protein MSAIRNDPMRGTPRLSGRDLVELEHALKDALRVHVPFESYSLFFPESLPEGVGGPVPSYRASARELLLPLVLHNELLGWFVARGVRLSAPKSAPLYLAALARAELEKFALYKRSITDPLTGLYNRDHFLGVLEREIELVDGALMAGGAGEIGGAGGFSGGLGVISLDLDRFMWINERYGYTVGDAIAAEAGRTMLRICPRHAVAARLIHDRFAVILPDARPRACFQLAELIRSGISRLVHKDAVTGDAISVTASLGHVCYPQGMNGQQLLRDTPERARILLRKANKAVSTAKHHGRNRVFGFADILPKGGKVLEVLPMGRLTVSLGRDVEARVGQRFLLLPPGPPRSVLAEVTEEERLSGSSPVTHKGEAVLIEVQEDMAFAEVLHPADPSVPIATGDRLVLVAEEGAGYDRQQAGDDVPHKDDVTGLFAHRDFMARWPGLRRGPERFALGLFKVLSGADGYARGYENAMRSRMGTLAELVEARAPQGSVGGEFGLGSVVWFLPGLERGEAETLLREVVADAERRGLELAAGAGVYPYMSFTRADMLENARKALDHALLLPHPRAAAFDSVSLNISADRLYMQGDLFGAVEEFKLSLLADEANVLARNSLGICYAQLGRHEQARGQFEEALRHAPDDLMALYNLGWISQRMGDAQRAKTSFERCLELDPAHVYSMLRLGALAEQAGDPDRAEQWYLKAAGLPGGEPLTMRHLARLAVDRGDKERARECLHLALNANHNDHFAMFLLAKLYLDSGEDPQIAEVLARQCSALAPERDDYWDLLVRALEIQGKEDEARSAEARKMAG; this is encoded by the coding sequence ATGAGCGCGATACGCAACGATCCGATGCGGGGAACCCCCCGGCTGAGCGGCAGGGACTTGGTGGAGCTCGAACATGCGCTCAAGGACGCCCTGCGCGTCCATGTGCCGTTCGAATCCTACAGCCTCTTTTTCCCGGAGTCACTCCCCGAAGGGGTGGGCGGCCCGGTTCCTTCCTACCGCGCCTCGGCGCGCGAACTGCTCCTGCCGCTCGTGCTGCACAACGAGCTGCTCGGTTGGTTCGTGGCGCGCGGCGTGCGGCTGAGCGCGCCCAAGAGCGCGCCGCTCTACCTCGCGGCCCTGGCCCGCGCAGAGCTGGAGAAATTCGCGCTCTACAAGCGCAGCATCACGGACCCGCTCACGGGGCTCTACAACCGCGACCACTTCCTGGGCGTGCTCGAACGCGAGATAGAACTCGTGGACGGCGCGCTCATGGCCGGCGGCGCGGGCGAGATCGGCGGGGCCGGAGGCTTTTCCGGCGGTCTGGGGGTCATCTCCCTGGACCTGGACCGCTTCATGTGGATCAACGAACGCTACGGCTATACCGTTGGCGACGCCATCGCCGCCGAGGCGGGCCGCACCATGCTGCGCATCTGCCCGCGCCACGCCGTGGCCGCACGGCTGATCCACGATCGCTTCGCCGTGATCCTGCCGGACGCGCGGCCCCGCGCCTGCTTCCAGCTCGCGGAGCTGATTCGCTCCGGCATCTCGCGGCTGGTGCACAAGGACGCCGTCACCGGCGACGCCATTTCCGTCACGGCCAGCCTCGGCCACGTCTGCTACCCGCAGGGCATGAACGGCCAGCAACTGCTGCGCGACACGCCCGAACGGGCGCGCATCCTGCTGCGCAAGGCCAACAAGGCCGTTTCCACGGCCAAGCACCACGGACGCAACCGCGTGTTCGGCTTCGCCGACATCCTGCCCAAGGGCGGCAAGGTGCTCGAGGTGCTGCCCATGGGCCGGCTGACCGTGAGCCTGGGGCGCGACGTGGAGGCCCGCGTGGGCCAGCGTTTCCTGCTCCTGCCGCCCGGCCCGCCGCGCAGCGTGCTCGCCGAGGTCACGGAGGAGGAGCGCCTCTCCGGCTCCAGCCCCGTCACCCACAAGGGCGAAGCCGTGCTCATCGAGGTGCAGGAAGACATGGCCTTCGCCGAGGTGCTCCACCCGGCGGACCCGTCCGTGCCCATCGCAACGGGCGACCGGCTCGTGCTCGTGGCCGAGGAGGGTGCCGGATACGACCGCCAGCAAGCAGGAGACGACGTGCCGCACAAGGACGACGTGACCGGACTCTTCGCCCATAGGGATTTCATGGCCCGCTGGCCCGGACTGCGGCGCGGCCCGGAACGCTTCGCCCTCGGCCTGTTCAAGGTGCTCTCCGGCGCGGACGGCTACGCGCGCGGCTACGAAAACGCCATGCGCTCGCGCATGGGCACCCTGGCCGAACTGGTGGAGGCGCGCGCGCCCCAAGGCTCGGTGGGCGGCGAATTCGGCCTGGGCAGCGTGGTCTGGTTTCTGCCCGGCCTGGAACGCGGCGAGGCCGAAACGCTCCTGCGCGAGGTGGTGGCGGACGCGGAACGGCGCGGACTGGAACTGGCCGCCGGAGCGGGCGTCTACCCTTATATGTCCTTCACCCGCGCGGACATGCTCGAAAACGCGCGCAAGGCCCTGGATCACGCGCTGCTCCTGCCCCATCCGCGCGCAGCGGCCTTCGACTCGGTGTCGTTGAACATCTCGGCGGACAGGCTCTACATGCAGGGCGACCTCTTCGGCGCAGTGGAGGAGTTCAAGCTCTCGCTGCTCGCGGACGAGGCCAACGTGCTCGCGCGCAACTCGCTGGGCATCTGCTACGCGCAGCTCGGCAGGCACGAACAGGCGCGCGGCCAGTTCGAGGAGGCCCTGCGGCATGCGCCCGACGACCTCATGGCCCTCTACAACCTGGGCTGGATCAGCCAGCGCATGGGCGACGCGCAACGGGCCAAGACGAGTTTCGAACGCTGCCTGGAGCTGGACCCGGCGCACGTCTACAGCATGCTGCGGCTGGGCGCGCTGGCCGAACAGGCGGGCGACCCGGACAGGGCGGAGCAGTGGTACCTCAAGGCCGCGGGCCTGCCCGGCGGCGAGCCGCTGACCATGCGGCACCTGGCCCGGCTGGCCGTGGACCGGGGCGACAAGGAACGCGCCCGCGAATGCCTGCACCTGGCGCTGAACGCCAACCACAACGACCACTTCGCCATGTTCCTGCTGGCAAAGCTGTATCTGGATTCGGGCGAAGACCCGCAGATCGCGGAAGTGCTGGCGCGCCAGTGCTCGGCACTGGCCCCGGAAAGGGATGACTATTGGGATCTGCTCGTCCGCGCCCTGGAGATTCAGGGCAAGGAGGACGAGGCGAGGTCGGCGGAAGCGCGGAAAATGGCGGGGTGA
- the metK gene encoding methionine adenosyltransferase codes for MFFSPKGKYIFTSESVTEGHPDKVADQISDAVLDALIGQDPNSRVACETLVTTGMAFIAGEITTTAYADLPEIVRGTIKDIGYNSSDTMGFDWQTCAVISSIDKQSPDIAQGVDRTKPEEQGAGDQGMMFGFATSETEPLMPTPIFLAHQLSRRLTYVRKQGILDFLRPDGKTQVAVQYKDGKPVRIDNVVVSSQHDEHIAYADLVEAIKKEVIFHTLPQNLLDDDLKVYVNPTGRFVIGGPVGDCGLTGRKIIQDTYGGAGAHGGGAFSGKDPSKVDRSGAYMARYVAKNVVASGLARECEVQIAYAIGVADPVSVVVTSHGTGECDDETLTKAVREVFDLRPYFIQKRLDLRRPIFQKTTNYGHFGRELPEFTWEQTDAADDLKTACKL; via the coding sequence ATGTTTTTTTCGCCGAAAGGAAAATACATCTTCACTTCGGAATCCGTGACCGAAGGACACCCCGACAAAGTCGCCGACCAGATTTCCGACGCCGTCCTCGACGCGCTCATCGGCCAGGACCCCAACTCCCGCGTGGCCTGCGAAACGCTCGTGACCACGGGCATGGCCTTCATCGCCGGTGAAATCACCACCACGGCCTACGCCGACCTGCCCGAAATCGTGCGCGGCACCATCAAGGACATCGGCTACAACTCCTCGGACACCATGGGCTTCGACTGGCAGACCTGCGCGGTGATCTCCTCCATCGACAAGCAGTCCCCGGACATCGCCCAGGGCGTGGACCGCACCAAGCCCGAAGAGCAGGGCGCGGGCGACCAGGGCATGATGTTCGGCTTCGCCACCAGCGAAACCGAACCCCTGATGCCGACCCCGATCTTTCTGGCCCACCAGCTTTCCCGCCGCCTGACCTACGTGCGCAAGCAGGGCATCCTCGACTTCCTCCGTCCGGACGGCAAGACCCAGGTGGCCGTGCAGTACAAGGACGGCAAGCCCGTGCGCATCGACAACGTGGTCGTTTCCTCGCAGCACGACGAGCACATCGCCTACGCCGACCTCGTGGAAGCCATCAAGAAGGAAGTCATCTTCCACACGCTGCCCCAAAACCTGCTCGACGACGACCTCAAGGTCTACGTCAACCCCACGGGCCGGTTCGTCATCGGCGGCCCTGTGGGCGACTGCGGCCTGACCGGACGCAAGATCATCCAGGACACCTACGGCGGAGCCGGAGCCCACGGCGGCGGCGCCTTCTCCGGAAAGGATCCCTCCAAGGTGGACCGCTCCGGCGCGTACATGGCCCGCTACGTGGCCAAGAACGTGGTCGCCTCCGGCCTGGCCCGCGAGTGCGAAGTGCAGATCGCCTACGCCATCGGCGTGGCCGACCCCGTCTCCGTGGTCGTGACCTCCCACGGCACCGGCGAGTGCGACGACGAGACCCTGACCAAGGCCGTGCGCGAAGTCTTCGACCTGCGCCCCTACTTCATCCAGAAGCGTCTCGACCTGCGCCGTCCCATCTTCCAGAAGACCACCAACTACGGCCACTTCGGTCGCGAGCTTCCCGAATTCACCTGGGAGCAGACCGACGCCGCGGACGATCTCAAGACCGCCTGCAAGCTGTAG
- the panD gene encoding aspartate 1-decarboxylase: MPGRSFLNAKLHGATVTRSDPKYHGSLSVDPVLLKAAGILPYERIDVYNLGNGERLTTYAIPGGPGEICLNGAAALRGEAGQKVIIAAYAWLAPDEIENHVARVVLVDDKNGIEKILEQRPCD, translated from the coding sequence ATGCCCGGAAGGAGCTTTCTCAACGCCAAGCTGCACGGCGCGACCGTGACCCGCTCTGACCCGAAGTACCACGGCAGCCTTTCCGTGGACCCCGTGCTGCTCAAGGCCGCCGGGATTCTTCCGTACGAGCGGATAGACGTCTACAACCTCGGCAACGGCGAACGCCTCACCACGTACGCCATTCCCGGAGGCCCCGGAGAAATCTGCCTCAACGGCGCTGCGGCGCTGCGGGGCGAAGCCGGACAAAAGGTCATCATCGCGGCCTACGCTTGGCTCGCACCGGATGAAATCGAGAACCACGTGGCGCGGGTCGTGCTCGTGGACGACAAGAACGGAATCGAAAAGATTCTGGAACAACGCCCCTGCGATTGA